In a genomic window of Nocardiopsis mwathae:
- the dxs gene encoding 1-deoxy-D-xylulose-5-phosphate synthase, translating into MALLDTIGNPDDLKKLGEDEIPQLAQEIRDFLVSEVSRTGGHLGPNLGVVELTVALHRVFDSPREPILFDTGHQSYVHKMLTGRQDFSKLRNAGGLSGYPSRAESEHDFIENSHASTVLSYADGLAKANELQGRGDRTVVAVIGDGALTGGMAWEALNNIAEGKNRRIVIVVNDNGRSYSPTMGGLADHLATLRMAPGYEQALDLAKVALNRAPVVGPPLYDALHGLKKGIKDAIQPQIMFEDLGLKYLGPIDGHNEQTVEKALRRARDFGGPVIVHCITQKGKGYAPAENHDEDQFHAIPKLDADTGKAKSAPGSVKWTKVFSEEMVELGAEREDIVAITAAMLHPTGLAAFAEAYPDRIYDVGIAEQHAATSATGLAMGGLHPVVAVYATFLNRCFDQVLMDAALHRQGVTFCLDRAGITGDDGASHNGMWDLSILNVVPELRLAVPRDATRLREQLREAVAVDDAPTVVRYPKGEVAPEIPAVGRIGSMDVLRRAADGGHSEDLLLVAVGPMAETCCEVADRMAAQGIGVTVIDPRWVKPLDPALVAEAAGYSVVAVVEDNGRVGAVGDAVARALRDADLDIPVRTFGIDQEFLDHASRTTILADMGLTPQELSRKLTETVSRHTERSPLADEPAQS; encoded by the coding sequence TTGGCGCTGCTCGATACGATCGGAAATCCGGACGACCTGAAGAAGCTCGGCGAGGACGAGATCCCACAGCTGGCGCAGGAGATCCGTGACTTCCTCGTCTCCGAGGTGTCGCGCACCGGCGGACACCTGGGCCCGAACCTCGGGGTCGTGGAGCTCACGGTCGCACTGCACCGCGTCTTCGACTCGCCGCGCGAGCCGATCCTCTTCGACACCGGCCACCAGTCCTACGTGCACAAGATGCTCACGGGACGCCAGGACTTCTCCAAGCTCCGCAACGCCGGCGGGCTGTCCGGCTACCCCTCGCGCGCCGAGTCCGAGCACGACTTCATCGAGAACTCGCACGCCTCCACCGTCCTCTCCTACGCCGACGGCCTGGCCAAGGCCAACGAGCTCCAGGGCCGCGGCGACCGCACGGTCGTCGCCGTCATCGGCGACGGCGCCCTGACCGGCGGGATGGCCTGGGAGGCGCTGAACAACATCGCCGAGGGCAAGAACCGGCGCATCGTCATCGTCGTCAACGACAACGGCCGCTCCTACTCGCCGACCATGGGCGGACTCGCCGACCACCTCGCCACCCTGCGCATGGCGCCCGGCTACGAGCAGGCGCTCGACCTCGCCAAGGTCGCGCTCAACCGGGCGCCGGTCGTGGGCCCGCCGCTCTACGACGCGCTGCACGGCCTGAAGAAGGGCATCAAGGACGCCATACAGCCCCAGATCATGTTCGAGGACCTGGGACTCAAGTACCTCGGCCCGATCGACGGCCACAACGAGCAGACGGTCGAGAAGGCGCTGCGCCGCGCCCGCGACTTCGGCGGGCCGGTCATCGTGCACTGCATCACCCAGAAGGGCAAGGGCTACGCCCCCGCCGAGAACCACGACGAGGACCAGTTCCACGCCATCCCCAAGCTGGACGCCGACACCGGCAAGGCGAAGTCCGCACCGGGCTCCGTCAAGTGGACCAAGGTCTTCAGCGAGGAGATGGTCGAGCTCGGCGCCGAACGCGAGGACATCGTCGCGATCACCGCCGCCATGCTGCACCCCACGGGGCTGGCCGCGTTCGCCGAGGCCTACCCGGACCGGATCTACGACGTCGGCATCGCCGAGCAGCACGCCGCCACCTCGGCCACCGGTCTGGCGATGGGCGGGCTGCACCCGGTCGTGGCGGTGTACGCGACCTTCCTCAACCGCTGCTTCGACCAGGTGCTGATGGACGCCGCCCTGCACCGCCAGGGGGTCACCTTCTGCCTGGACCGCGCCGGTATCACCGGCGACGACGGCGCCAGCCACAACGGCATGTGGGACCTGTCCATCCTCAACGTGGTGCCGGAACTGCGCCTGGCCGTGCCGCGCGACGCCACCCGGCTGCGCGAGCAGCTGCGCGAGGCCGTCGCGGTCGACGACGCCCCCACCGTGGTGCGCTACCCCAAGGGCGAGGTCGCCCCGGAGATCCCGGCCGTCGGCAGGATCGGCTCCATGGACGTCCTGCGCCGCGCCGCGGACGGCGGCCACTCCGAGGACCTGCTACTGGTCGCCGTCGGCCCGATGGCCGAGACCTGCTGCGAGGTCGCCGACCGCATGGCCGCCCAGGGCATCGGCGTCACCGTCATCGACCCCCGCTGGGTCAAGCCCCTGGACCCGGCACTCGTGGCCGAGGCCGCCGGATACAGCGTGGTCGCGGTCGTCGAGGACAACGGCCGCGTCGGTGCGGTGGGCGACGCCGTCGCCCGCGCCCTGCGCGACGCCGACCTGGACATCCCGGTGCGCACGTTCGGCATCGACCAGGAGTTCCTGGACCACGCCAGCCGCACGACCATCCTGGCCGACATGGGCCTCACCCCCCAGGAGCTCTCCCGCAAGCTGACCGAAACGGTCTCGCGGCACACCGAGCGCTCCCCCTTGGCGGACGAGCCGGCCCAGAGCTGA
- a CDS encoding sugar ABC transporter permease: MAQRTSLAGGSDGTARPAAPQRDPRLIVADAASPGDILRALKERLRGGELGPLPVITGLIVISIVFQSLHDRFLSPQNLSNLTVQIAAVGLMTTGVIMVLLLGEIDLSIGSVAGVSAAVLAVLSVKQGLPEWAAIAAAVGVGLAIGILHGTIFAKVGVPAFVVTLAGLLGWQGAQIYLLGSDGTINIGDGGPIAFLTQTYFVPAVGWGIAATVVAVYAATTVHGERRRLRAGLPPRTPMELAFRGLLLVLLAVLVFGAVAVLNQFKGVPLAFLIFVGFVVAFDLMLRKTRYGRMVFAVGGNAEAARRAGIDVDLIRISVFALSSMLAAIGGVLMVSRSFSASLDTAGGDELMLAIAAAVIGGTSLFGGRGNAYSALLGGLVLGAITSGLYLLQMDASVRYMITALVLLIAVILDAMSRRSRRTHARG; encoded by the coding sequence ATGGCACAGCGGACATCTCTGGCCGGAGGGTCCGACGGGACCGCGCGACCGGCGGCTCCGCAGCGCGACCCCCGGCTGATCGTCGCCGACGCTGCCTCACCCGGGGACATCCTCCGGGCGCTCAAGGAGCGCCTGCGCGGCGGTGAACTGGGGCCGCTTCCGGTCATCACCGGCCTCATCGTCATCTCGATCGTGTTCCAGAGCCTGCACGACCGCTTCCTGTCCCCGCAGAACCTCTCCAACCTGACCGTGCAGATCGCCGCGGTGGGCCTGATGACCACCGGTGTGATCATGGTGCTGCTGCTCGGCGAGATCGACCTGTCGATCGGGTCGGTGGCCGGTGTGTCGGCCGCCGTGCTGGCGGTCCTCTCCGTCAAGCAGGGGCTCCCCGAATGGGCGGCCATCGCCGCGGCCGTCGGCGTCGGCCTGGCCATCGGCATCCTGCACGGCACGATCTTCGCGAAAGTCGGGGTACCGGCTTTCGTGGTGACGCTGGCCGGGCTCCTGGGCTGGCAGGGCGCGCAGATCTACCTGCTCGGCTCCGACGGCACGATCAACATCGGCGACGGCGGCCCGATCGCCTTCCTCACCCAGACGTACTTCGTTCCGGCGGTCGGCTGGGGGATCGCCGCGACCGTGGTGGCCGTGTACGCCGCGACCACGGTCCACGGCGAGCGGCGCCGCCTGCGGGCGGGGCTGCCGCCGCGGACGCCCATGGAACTCGCCTTCCGCGGGCTGCTGCTGGTGCTGCTGGCCGTCCTCGTCTTCGGCGCGGTGGCGGTGCTCAACCAGTTCAAGGGCGTGCCGCTGGCGTTCCTGATCTTCGTCGGGTTCGTGGTCGCCTTCGACCTGATGCTCCGCAAGACCCGCTACGGGCGGATGGTGTTCGCGGTCGGCGGCAACGCCGAGGCGGCCCGCCGTGCCGGCATCGACGTCGACCTGATCCGCATCTCGGTGTTCGCGCTGTCGTCCATGCTGGCCGCGATCGGCGGCGTGCTGATGGTGTCCCGTTCGTTCTCCGCCAGCCTGGACACGGCCGGCGGCGACGAGCTGATGCTCGCGATCGCCGCCGCGGTCATCGGCGGCACGAGCCTCTTCGGCGGCCGCGGCAACGCCTACTCGGCGCTGCTGGGCGGCCTGGTGCTCGGTGCGATCACCTCGGGGCTGTACCTGCTGCAGATGGACGCCTCGGTGCGGTACATGATCACCGCCCTGGTGCTGCTCATCGCGGTCATCCTGGACGCCATGTCCCGGCGCAGCCGCAGGACGCACGCCCGAGGCTGA
- a CDS encoding molybdopterin-dependent oxidoreductase, with protein MALPNRATAALCGLIAGGAGLAAAEAVGALTRPEATPLLAVGAAVIDLVPRPLKEFAVAAFGTADKAVLLGGMAVTLAALAALLGTASRRRPAVGGAGIALVGLIGVAAALTRPDGGLLDGLPSAVGAGAATVLLRGLLARAPRQGGPPEEGDAPPGARGGPPVGASADIPASTSAASPDAAIGERVPFDRRRFTLLAGAAAAASAGIGTGARRYAASRAEGAASAGRITLPAPASPAPPLADGVDLELDGLTPFFTPDGSFYRIDTALTVPRIDATAWTLRVHGQGATERRYSFDDLLDRPDLMERDITLACVSNPVGGSYVGNARWIGVPLAALLEEAGVRPPAEGGPADQLVSRSSDGMTIGTPVADVLDGRDAMLALGMNGRPLPPEHGFPVRMVVPGLYGYVSACKWIVEIELTTFDAFDAYWVPRGWADRAPVKAQARIDTPRQQARLDAGPVTVAGVAWAQHVGVDAVEVRVDDGPWHPARLAAEGTADTWRQWVFDWDAEPGEHRLGVRATDRNGDVQTGREAPPAPDGATGWHTVDVTVETT; from the coding sequence ATCGCCCTGCCGAACCGCGCCACCGCCGCGCTGTGCGGGCTGATCGCCGGGGGCGCCGGACTGGCTGCGGCCGAGGCCGTCGGCGCCCTCACCCGGCCCGAGGCCACGCCCCTGCTCGCCGTCGGAGCGGCGGTCATCGACCTGGTCCCGCGCCCGCTGAAGGAGTTCGCGGTCGCGGCCTTCGGCACCGCCGACAAGGCGGTGCTGCTGGGCGGGATGGCGGTGACGCTGGCCGCCCTCGCCGCGCTGCTCGGCACCGCTTCCCGGCGGCGGCCGGCGGTCGGCGGTGCCGGGATCGCTCTTGTCGGCCTCATCGGTGTCGCCGCCGCCCTGACCCGGCCCGACGGCGGTCTCCTCGACGGACTGCCGTCGGCGGTGGGTGCCGGCGCGGCGACGGTGCTGCTGCGCGGCCTACTGGCCCGCGCGCCCCGGCAGGGCGGTCCGCCAGAGGAGGGCGACGCCCCGCCCGGCGCGCGGGGTGGGCCTCCGGTCGGCGCGTCCGCCGACATCCCGGCGTCCACCTCGGCGGCGAGTCCCGACGCGGCCATCGGAGAGCGCGTCCCATTCGACCGCCGCCGCTTCACCCTGCTCGCCGGTGCCGCAGCGGCGGCGTCGGCCGGAATCGGCACGGGCGCGCGCCGGTACGCCGCCTCGCGGGCCGAGGGTGCCGCGTCGGCCGGACGGATCACGCTGCCCGCCCCCGCCTCGCCCGCACCGCCGCTTGCGGATGGAGTGGACCTGGAACTGGACGGGCTGACCCCCTTCTTCACCCCCGACGGCTCCTTCTACCGCATCGACACCGCGCTGACGGTGCCGCGCATCGACGCCACCGCCTGGACCCTGCGCGTCCACGGCCAGGGCGCCACCGAACGCCGGTACTCCTTCGACGACCTGCTCGACCGCCCCGACCTGATGGAACGCGACATCACGCTGGCGTGCGTCTCCAACCCTGTGGGCGGTTCCTATGTCGGCAACGCCCGCTGGATCGGTGTGCCGCTGGCGGCACTGCTGGAGGAGGCCGGGGTCCGTCCGCCCGCCGAGGGCGGCCCGGCCGACCAGCTCGTCTCGCGCTCCTCCGACGGCATGACGATCGGCACCCCCGTGGCCGACGTGCTCGACGGCCGCGACGCCATGCTCGCCCTCGGCATGAACGGGCGCCCCCTCCCACCCGAGCACGGATTCCCGGTGCGCATGGTCGTCCCCGGGCTGTACGGATACGTCTCGGCCTGCAAGTGGATCGTCGAGATCGAACTGACCACGTTCGACGCCTTCGACGCCTACTGGGTGCCGCGCGGCTGGGCCGACCGGGCACCGGTCAAGGCCCAGGCCCGCATCGACACCCCGAGGCAGCAGGCGCGGCTCGACGCCGGACCGGTGACGGTGGCCGGAGTCGCGTGGGCACAGCACGTCGGCGTCGACGCGGTCGAGGTCCGGGTGGACGACGGCCCGTGGCACCCGGCCCGGCTCGCCGCGGAGGGGACGGCCGACACATGGCGCCAGTGGGTGTTCGACTGGGACGCCGAACCGGGGGAGCACCGGCTCGGCGTTCGCGCCACCGACCGGAACGGAGATGTGCAGACCGGGCGGGAGGCCCCGCCCGCCCCCGACGGCGCCACCGGGTGGCACACGGTCGACGTCACCGTCGAAACGACATAG
- the sigK gene encoding ECF RNA polymerase sigma factor SigK encodes MVGVGETAPRGKGGGRVEQAIPVSPPPGGGDTADEHPLDGQGDLGPLLRRTARGDLDAFEAVYRELSGPVFGLVQRVIRDRAQAEEVTQEVFTEMWRTAARFDAERGGVRSWVLTIAHRRAVDRVRSEQAAATRLEHAGRLEPDASPADDVPDRVAHRLEREKVRRCLRHLTEIQRETVRMTYYTGYTQREAAQLLQVPLTTVKGRLRDGLIKLRDCLGVTR; translated from the coding sequence ATGGTGGGAGTCGGCGAGACGGCACCACGAGGAAAGGGCGGTGGCAGGGTGGAGCAGGCGATACCGGTGAGTCCCCCACCGGGGGGCGGCGATACGGCGGACGAGCACCCACTCGACGGTCAGGGCGATTTGGGCCCCCTGCTGCGCCGCACCGCCCGAGGCGATCTCGACGCGTTCGAGGCGGTGTACCGGGAGCTCTCCGGGCCGGTGTTCGGCCTTGTGCAGCGGGTGATCCGGGACCGCGCCCAGGCCGAGGAGGTGACCCAGGAGGTGTTCACGGAGATGTGGCGGACCGCCGCCCGCTTCGACGCCGAGCGCGGCGGCGTGCGCTCCTGGGTGCTCACCATCGCCCACCGGCGCGCGGTCGACCGGGTCCGCTCCGAGCAGGCCGCGGCCACCCGCCTGGAGCATGCCGGTCGGCTGGAACCGGACGCCTCCCCGGCCGACGACGTGCCCGACCGGGTCGCCCACCGCCTGGAGCGGGAGAAGGTGCGGCGCTGCCTGCGCCACCTGACCGAGATCCAGCGCGAGACCGTGCGGATGACCTACTACACCGGCTACACCCAGCGTGAGGCGGCCCAGCTGCTCCAGGTCCCGCTGACCACGGTCAAGGGCCGCCTGCGCGACGGACTGATCAAGCTGCGCGACTGCCTGGGGGTGACCCGATGA
- a CDS encoding sulfite exporter TauE/SafE family protein, translating into MPDISFLLIAGTAVMVGAVVQSSVGLGLGLVAAPVVSFLDPTLMPGALLIVTAVLPVFTLAAEWRHIDWRGLAWALPGRLPGSVLGVWVVATLTPEMMGVAVGAMVLVAVVLSLRAVRVRITPGSLFGAGALSGLTGTATSIGGPPMALLYQHEEAARVRGTLAAFFLIGVMMSLALLAAGGQLGAHEIRGGLALVPFLIAGFLAGRPLRRVVDAGRMRTALLAVVTVSGLVLVSSSLL; encoded by the coding sequence ATGCCCGATATCTCCTTCCTTCTCATCGCCGGGACCGCGGTGATGGTCGGCGCCGTGGTGCAGAGCAGTGTCGGCCTGGGGCTCGGCCTGGTCGCCGCTCCCGTCGTCTCCTTCCTCGACCCCACGCTCATGCCCGGCGCACTGCTCATCGTGACCGCGGTGCTGCCCGTGTTCACCCTGGCCGCCGAGTGGCGCCACATCGACTGGCGCGGCCTGGCCTGGGCGCTGCCCGGGCGCCTGCCCGGCTCGGTACTGGGGGTGTGGGTGGTGGCGACGCTCACCCCCGAGATGATGGGCGTCGCCGTCGGTGCGATGGTGCTCGTCGCGGTCGTGCTGTCCCTCCGCGCGGTCCGGGTCCGCATCACGCCCGGGTCCCTGTTCGGCGCCGGCGCCCTGTCCGGGCTCACGGGCACCGCCACCTCCATCGGCGGACCGCCCATGGCCCTGCTCTACCAGCACGAGGAGGCCGCCCGGGTCCGCGGGACCCTCGCCGCGTTCTTCCTCATCGGGGTCATGATGTCGCTGGCGCTGCTCGCGGCCGGAGGCCAGCTCGGCGCGCACGAGATCCGGGGCGGACTGGCGCTGGTGCCCTTCCTCATCGCCGGGTTCCTCGCCGGGCGCCCGCTGCGCCGCGTCGTGGACGCCGGTCGCATGCGCACCGCCCTGCTCGCGGTCGTCACCGTCTCCGGGCTGGTGCTGGTCAGCAGCTCGCTGCTGTAG
- a CDS encoding ATP-binding cassette domain-containing protein has protein sequence MSTPVLELSGISKRFGAVQALSEVDLRVAAGEVVALLGDNGAGKSTLVKTIAGVNPADSGTIRWEGRQVAVTKPNDAQRLGIATIYQDLALCDNLDIVANLFLGSERTGFGLLDEVEMERRAQDLLDSLSVRIPSLRVPVASLSGGQRQIIAIARSLLGDPKVVMLDEPTAALGVAQTAQVLDLIERLRDNGLGVILISHNMADVRAVADRAVVLRLGRNAGDFRVEDTAYEEIVAAITGAADNPVARRAGRVSVSGTEEA, from the coding sequence TTGAGCACACCAGTCCTGGAGCTGTCCGGGATTTCCAAGAGATTCGGCGCCGTGCAGGCGCTCAGCGAAGTCGACCTGCGGGTCGCGGCCGGTGAGGTCGTCGCCCTGCTGGGCGACAACGGCGCCGGAAAGTCCACCCTGGTCAAGACCATCGCCGGGGTGAACCCGGCCGACAGCGGCACCATCCGGTGGGAGGGGCGGCAGGTCGCCGTCACCAAACCGAACGACGCGCAGCGGCTCGGCATCGCCACGATCTACCAGGACCTCGCCCTGTGCGACAACCTCGACATCGTGGCCAACCTCTTCCTCGGGTCCGAGCGGACCGGATTCGGCCTGCTCGACGAGGTGGAAATGGAGCGGCGCGCCCAGGACCTGCTCGACTCCCTGTCGGTGCGCATCCCGAGCCTGCGGGTCCCGGTGGCCTCGCTGTCGGGCGGGCAGCGGCAGATCATCGCGATCGCGCGCTCGCTGCTCGGCGACCCCAAGGTCGTCATGCTCGACGAGCCCACCGCCGCGCTGGGCGTCGCGCAGACCGCCCAGGTGCTCGACCTCATCGAGCGCCTGCGCGACAACGGGCTCGGCGTCATCCTGATCAGCCACAACATGGCCGACGTGCGCGCGGTCGCCGACCGCGCCGTGGTGCTGCGGCTCGGCCGCAACGCCGGTGACTTCCGTGTGGAGGACACCGCTTACGAGGAGATCGTCGCGGCCATCACCGGCGCCGCGGACAACCCCGTCGCGCGACGGGCCGGGCGCGTCTCGGTGTCCGGAACGGAGGAAGCGTGA
- a CDS encoding anti-sigma factor: MSTPDHSAPDDEVHGLTAAYAVDALTGEERERAERHLVRCADCRRDLHDFRATTVRLAYAEAQEPDPAVWQRLRASVPGIRRLPPLTAEHGAQTAASEAAPGGVEEESASPAPDGTAPAVPLRRRRTVLPWLAAAACLAVALALGGTVVAMQQRMDDMRAHTAEVEALLAASDARIRASEVPRTTARATVVTSDEMGSAMIMVEGLAPPPEGMGYQMWLVDDDGMRSAGMLEATADGMLSGMAKDLGTARQIGITLEPASGMPEPSEDPMKVEV; the protein is encoded by the coding sequence ATGAGCACGCCGGACCACAGCGCACCGGACGACGAGGTCCACGGCCTCACCGCCGCCTACGCGGTCGACGCGCTGACCGGCGAGGAGCGGGAGCGCGCCGAACGGCACCTGGTCCGGTGCGCGGACTGCCGCCGCGACCTGCACGACTTCCGGGCGACGACGGTGCGGCTGGCCTACGCCGAGGCCCAGGAGCCCGACCCGGCTGTCTGGCAGCGGCTGCGCGCCTCGGTGCCGGGCATCCGCCGGCTCCCGCCGCTGACGGCCGAGCACGGCGCGCAGACCGCGGCCTCGGAGGCGGCGCCCGGCGGTGTCGAGGAGGAGTCCGCGTCCCCGGCCCCCGACGGCACCGCTCCCGCCGTCCCGCTGCGGCGCCGCCGCACGGTGCTGCCCTGGCTCGCGGCGGCCGCGTGCCTGGCCGTCGCGCTCGCCCTGGGCGGGACCGTGGTGGCGATGCAGCAGCGCATGGACGACATGCGCGCCCACACCGCCGAGGTCGAGGCGCTGCTGGCGGCCTCCGACGCGCGGATCCGCGCGTCGGAGGTGCCGCGTACGACCGCGCGCGCGACCGTCGTCACCTCGGATGAGATGGGCAGCGCCATGATCATGGTCGAGGGCCTGGCCCCGCCGCCCGAGGGCATGGGATACCAGATGTGGCTGGTGGACGACGACGGCATGCGCTCGGCGGGGATGCTGGAGGCGACCGCGGACGGCATGCTCTCGGGGATGGCCAAGGATCTGGGGACGGCCCGCCAGATCGGTATCACCCTGGAACCGGCGTCGGGCATGCCCGAACCCAGCGAGGATCCGATGAAGGTGGAGGTCTGA
- a CDS encoding ROK family protein produces MTDTEVAPGSQAELRRANQRRVVEALRAAGTLTQAEIARATGLSPASVSNMVRDLRAAGTVSVRETSSNGRRARAITLLRPPGAVIAIDFAPARLAVVLGDSQGTTLARESVAYDVAADPARGVRRAVWLVETVLAAARVDRSTVTSAVASIPGPIDLGSGEIGEISCLPRWAGFRPAAALAEKLGVGVLAENDANLCALAETASGAARGLEHVIHVQLSEGVGAGIVIGGRLLRGTRGNAGEIGHIGLDERGQVCRCGNRGCLETLTGAPYLLGMVPPRQQNGDTPGTIPEVVAAAAAGDPGCRRVVAEAGSALGRGIAILVNTFNPDMVTVGGELAAAGELLLEPMRREVELGALGSAVRDLRVVRAEFSGDSALRGALRLAVTAAG; encoded by the coding sequence GTGACCGACACCGAGGTGGCACCGGGGAGCCAGGCGGAGCTGCGCCGGGCCAATCAGCGGCGGGTGGTCGAGGCGCTGCGTGCCGCCGGCACGCTCACGCAGGCGGAGATCGCCCGGGCCACCGGCCTGTCTCCGGCCAGCGTCTCCAACATGGTGCGCGACCTGCGGGCCGCCGGGACCGTGTCGGTGCGCGAGACATCGTCGAACGGGCGGCGGGCGCGCGCGATCACGCTGCTGCGCCCGCCGGGCGCCGTGATCGCGATCGACTTCGCCCCGGCCCGGCTCGCCGTCGTGCTCGGTGACAGCCAGGGCACGACGCTGGCCCGGGAGTCGGTCGCCTACGATGTCGCCGCGGACCCGGCACGCGGGGTGCGCCGCGCCGTGTGGCTGGTGGAGACGGTGCTGGCCGCGGCACGGGTGGACCGCTCGACCGTGACCTCCGCGGTCGCCTCGATCCCGGGCCCCATCGATCTGGGCAGCGGCGAGATCGGGGAGATCAGCTGCCTGCCCCGATGGGCGGGTTTCCGCCCGGCGGCCGCCCTGGCCGAGAAGCTGGGGGTGGGGGTGCTCGCGGAGAACGACGCCAACCTGTGCGCCCTGGCCGAGACGGCCTCCGGGGCTGCGCGGGGCCTGGAGCACGTCATCCACGTTCAGCTCTCCGAGGGCGTGGGCGCCGGGATCGTGATCGGCGGTCGGCTGCTGCGCGGTACGCGCGGCAACGCGGGCGAGATCGGGCATATCGGGCTGGACGAGCGCGGGCAGGTGTGCCGCTGCGGCAACCGCGGCTGCCTGGAGACGCTGACCGGGGCGCCGTACCTGCTGGGGATGGTGCCGCCGCGGCAGCAGAACGGCGACACTCCGGGCACGATCCCTGAGGTGGTGGCGGCGGCCGCGGCCGGAGACCCGGGGTGCCGCCGTGTGGTCGCGGAGGCCGGGAGCGCCCTGGGCCGGGGGATCGCGATCCTGGTGAACACGTTCAACCCGGACATGGTGACCGTCGGCGGCGAGCTGGCCGCGGCCGGGGAGCTGCTGCTGGAGCCGATGCGCCGGGAGGTGGAGCTGGGCGCACTCGGCAGTGCGGTGCGCGATCTGCGGGTGGTGCGGGCCGAGTTCAGCGGCGATTCGGCGTTGCGCGGTGCGCTGCGGCTGGCCGTGACCGCGGCCGGGTGA
- the mug gene encoding G/U mismatch-specific DNA glycosylase: MKATPRPRPTKADLAAAHGTTIPDVIAPGLDVLFCGINPGLYSGYTGHHFARPGNRFWPALHRSGWTPRRLRPDEQDLLPQWGMGITNLVARATARADELSARELREGGENLRERLERYRPRTLAVLGVTAYRSAFGRPKARIGSQQDMIGHTPVWVLPNPSGLNASWPVDAIAAELARLRGHCRGGDT, from the coding sequence ATGAAGGCGACACCCCGGCCGCGCCCCACCAAGGCCGACCTCGCGGCCGCGCACGGCACCACGATCCCCGACGTCATCGCCCCCGGGCTCGACGTGCTGTTCTGCGGAATCAACCCCGGGCTGTACTCCGGGTACACCGGGCACCACTTCGCCCGGCCGGGCAACCGGTTCTGGCCGGCGCTGCACCGGTCCGGCTGGACACCCCGGCGGCTCCGCCCCGACGAGCAGGACCTGCTACCGCAGTGGGGAATGGGCATCACCAATCTCGTGGCCCGCGCCACCGCCCGCGCCGACGAGCTGAGCGCCCGCGAGCTCCGCGAAGGCGGCGAGAACCTGCGCGAACGCCTGGAGCGCTACCGGCCGCGCACACTCGCCGTCCTCGGTGTGACCGCCTACCGCTCGGCATTCGGCCGACCGAAAGCGCGGATCGGATCACAGCAGGACATGATCGGGCATACACCGGTATGGGTGCTGCCCAACCCGAGCGGGCTGAACGCCTCGTGGCCCGTGGACGCCATCGCCGCGGAGCTGGCGCGGCTGCGCGGCCACTGCCGCGGGGGCGACACGTGA
- a CDS encoding ABC transporter substrate-binding protein yields the protein MQKRTGFVSRAAVGAAAALALLAAGCATTTGGDGANGGDASVEKGFKVGLLLPESKTARYEKFDKPYFEQALAELCEKCELSYQNADQETAKQQAQAEAMLTEGIDVLVLDAVDAEAAGKIVKDAKGQGVPVVAYDRLAHGGVDYYVSFDNRKVGEVQGRALIEALEKEGAAGEGQIVMINGSPTDPNAADFKAGAHAVLDGEVEIGAEYDTPDWSPDRAQTQMEQAITSIGADDIVGVYSANDGMAQGVLAALKSAGVDEIPPITGQDAEIHGIQRVISGEQYMTVYKAIRPEAETAAAMAVALATGEDYAGGEDGLTEVESGDGEKVKAVLLDPIAVTEDNVEETVVSDGFYTIEDICTEAYATTDFCTSADDS from the coding sequence TTGCAGAAGCGCACAGGATTCGTGAGCCGCGCCGCGGTCGGCGCCGCAGCCGCGCTGGCACTGCTGGCCGCAGGATGCGCGACCACCACCGGCGGGGACGGCGCGAACGGCGGCGATGCCAGCGTCGAGAAGGGCTTCAAGGTCGGCCTCCTCCTGCCCGAATCGAAGACCGCGCGCTACGAGAAGTTCGACAAGCCCTACTTCGAGCAGGCCCTCGCCGAGCTGTGCGAGAAGTGCGAGCTGTCCTACCAGAACGCCGACCAGGAGACCGCCAAGCAGCAGGCACAGGCCGAGGCCATGCTGACCGAGGGCATCGACGTGCTGGTCCTGGACGCGGTCGACGCCGAGGCGGCCGGCAAGATCGTCAAGGACGCCAAGGGCCAGGGCGTGCCCGTGGTCGCCTACGACCGGCTGGCCCACGGCGGCGTCGACTACTACGTCTCCTTCGACAACCGCAAGGTCGGCGAGGTGCAGGGCCGCGCGCTCATCGAGGCGCTGGAGAAGGAGGGCGCGGCCGGTGAGGGACAGATCGTCATGATCAACGGCTCGCCCACCGACCCCAACGCCGCCGATTTCAAGGCCGGAGCACACGCGGTGCTCGACGGCGAGGTCGAGATCGGCGCCGAGTACGACACTCCCGACTGGTCGCCGGACCGGGCGCAGACCCAGATGGAGCAGGCGATCACGTCGATCGGCGCCGACGACATCGTCGGCGTCTACTCGGCCAACGACGGTATGGCCCAGGGCGTGCTGGCCGCTCTGAAGAGCGCGGGAGTGGACGAGATCCCGCCGATCACCGGTCAGGACGCTGAGATCCACGGTATCCAGCGGGTCATCTCCGGTGAGCAGTACATGACCGTCTACAAGGCCATCCGCCCCGAGGCCGAGACCGCCGCCGCGATGGCGGTCGCCCTGGCCACGGGCGAGGACTACGCCGGCGGCGAGGACGGCCTCACCGAGGTGGAGAGCGGCGACGGGGAGAAGGTGAAGGCGGTTCTGCTCGACCCGATCGCGGTCACCGAGGACAACGTCGAGGAGACGGTCGTCTCCGACGGCTTCTACACCATCGAGGACATCTGCACCGAGGCCTACGCCACGACCGACTTCTGCACGTCGGCCGACGACAGCTGA